Within Anopheles ziemanni chromosome 2, idAnoZiCoDA_A2_x.2, whole genome shotgun sequence, the genomic segment gattaaaaataaaacatttccaaaatATTGCTCCCGTCCATTCGTTTGCACTAGTTCTCGTCTACCTTGGGTTTTCAGGGAAATGCTTAAATTCATACACAACCAGTGGATGAAAGTTACTTATcggatcgtcatcgtcgtcgtctgtTTCAACTTCGGAATCGGTCATGTAGTAGACCAGCGTCGAGCTGCGATTAATATGTTTTCTAAAGCCAGTAAAGTTGTGCCTTCTAGTTTCACATACGGCACTTAAATCCAGATCCCGTTCAGTAACTACTATTTTCTCTCCTCCCACCGAGGGAACTTCCATTGCTGAGGCTGGAATGTTTTTGGGTTTATAAATGACAATTCCCTCAATCTTATAGCCACACCGTCCATCTTTGGAAAGCTGCTTCTGATAATATTCTGGCATGCAATATTTTTGAGCCTTCATAGGTTCAGGCGTTGTGTTAGAATCTCTAACGATGTCCTCCACGGGAAGCTTATTTGGCTTCTGTTCTTTTGGTTTACCGTCCGACGCATTCGATGGAGCTGTGCTTATGGTTTGTTGTTGAGTTGATGGTTTAGCGATATTTGTCACCGGTTTCGTGCTGCTCGAGTTCGTGAGTTTGGTTAATTTATTATCCGGGTTAACAGGCTTACAATGCGCGGAAATATTCTTTTGCTTCGGTGCTGGTTCAACACTTTCATCGTTGCTCGAGCTAATAATTATGCTAAATTCAGCATCTCGTTTGACGTCATTAGCTGATGCTTTGTTGTTCGCAGTTGCAGAAAATGGGATATCGAGAGCTTTTACTTGTTGCTGCGAGCAAAGGCTAGCATCGACTTTGCCAgtttttttcgcttccgtATGCTCATTGGCCTGCCGAAtagatttttcaattatttgtttttgtttcgattggAGTGTTTCTTCATCGTCACTGGAACTAACACTGTCTTCAATGATTCGCCGTGTACCTCGTCGTAATGGTGGTCTTTTATCCGACGTTCTACCATAACTCGATACGAACGAGTCTTCTTCATCATCGGAACAGGACTTCTTTCGCTGGTGTTGTTTCTTTCCATTATTCCGACAAGCCGATTccttaacatttgttttaggAGCCTtcttttgtctttctttttgcAATACACGGGAAGATTTACGTTGAATACACTTGTGTTCTTGGGAGACGTTTTCTTTATCACGTTTAGCATTCATGTTCTCGTTCTTTTTGTGACAAGCTGAATCCTTAAGCGCCGGCAAATTGATATTTAAGAACCGGTGTTGGTCGATTGGATTTGGTATTTTAAACCCCTGGACACATTGAAACAATGGCAACGGTGGCACATTGAATCCTGGGAACGAACCAAAAGACAGCCCATGGTGTGCACTTCCATATCCTTCCGTAGTGATTTCGGTTACCGTGGTCAATATAGTTTTTTCGACCTGATGCACAATAATCTTTTTGTTGCCACTCGACATCTCATAGTTGGACCTGTTCTCAGATAAAATACCATTCTGGTCGACGCCGTTTACAATGGTCAGGTTAGATGCACAGGATAAGTTTATCGTCGAGTCGCCTTCCTGTGTCGTAATTTGTGACTCTCGGCCTACCACCACCTGCTTGTTGCTGCTATGCATGTTTTTACTTAACCAGTCATTCACAACATCCGTATCCAGCTTAAAATGGACATCGTTTAAAATTTT encodes:
- the LOC131282992 gene encoding uncharacterized protein LOC131282992 translates to MAKKSSRVNVADLFPDDQKLVSRNLGWRNIITKYSSADRNTDETGFMVPDALKIWQKIDHDEDTSSASDVQEDDDAGSDSSYDYKDVQKQLSVVKKERSKKWQMNGLSKILNDVHFKLDTDVVNDWLSKNMHSSNKQVVVGRESQITTQEGDSTINLSCASNLTIVNGVDQNGILSENRSNYEMSSGNKKIIVHQVEKTILTTVTEITTEGYGSAHHGLSFGSFPGFNVPPLPLFQCVQGFKIPNPIDQHRFLNINLPALKDSACHKKNENMNAKRDKENVSQEHKCIQRKSSRVLQKERQKKAPKTNVKESACRNNGKKQHQRKKSCSDDEEDSFVSSYGRTSDKRPPLRRGTRRIIEDSVSSSDDEETLQSKQKQIIEKSIRQANEHTEAKKTGKVDASLCSQQQVKALDIPFSATANNKASANDVKRDAEFSIIISSSNDESVEPAPKQKNISAHCKPVNPDNKLTKLTNSSSTKPVTNIAKPSTQQQTISTAPSNASDGKPKEQKPNKLPVEDIVRDSNTTPEPMKAQKYCMPEYYQKQLSKDGRCGYKIEGIVIYKPKNIPASAMEVPSVGGEKIVVTERDLDLSAVCETRRHNFTGFRKHINRSSTLVYYMTDSEVETDDDDDDPISNFHPLVVYEFKHFPENPR